Proteins from a single region of Chitinispirillales bacterium:
- the nrdR gene encoding transcriptional regulator NrdR has translation MKCPYCLNEDESRVVDSRSSRDGNAIRRRRECEKCNKRFTTYEYVEKMNVIVVKRDCRREDFNIQKLRKGIDIACTKRPISIDEISSLVDRVAKKTESLNKNEVESSEIGNIVMDELYLLDQIAYIRFASVYRDFKTVEEFVKQISTLVQ, from the coding sequence ATGAAATGCCCTTATTGCTTAAATGAAGATGAAAGTCGAGTTGTGGATTCACGTTCAAGTCGTGACGGTAACGCAATTCGCCGTCGGCGTGAATGTGAAAAATGCAACAAACGCTTTACGACTTACGAATATGTAGAGAAAATGAATGTAATTGTAGTAAAACGCGATTGTCGCCGCGAGGATTTTAACATACAAAAATTGCGTAAAGGAATAGATATCGCTTGTACAAAACGTCCCATCAGTATTGACGAAATATCATCTCTTGTAGATAGAGTCGCAAAAAAAACCGAAAGTTTGAACAAAAACGAAGTGGAAAGTTCGGAAATAGGAAACATAGTTATGGATGAATTGTATCTTTTAGACCAAATCGCCTACATAAGATTCGCTTCGGTTTATCGCGATTTCAAAACGGTTGAAGAATTTGTAAAACAAATATCAACGCTGGTTCAATGA
- a CDS encoding thioredoxin domain-containing protein, with translation MNGKNVKEIIMIVIIMVFMSIKTVFAQQLFLSNNFSDSLSALQTKKLNSLTKNIFLGCKHNDPLGNELHLKICDAAKRIYNFAAYLLRKEIADKEIIEEIKLRNAAFFDTIVYETVPSSIKISGDENSPVEITVFIGTNCPNCKQILVPLYELSNGVLKGKIKISMKPLYRQLGDIALVAANEQNKSWELLRTYAGTNDGINADNINDFFYEARIDKSRIYKEMSDTNKIYSILSQNYEEAKKCKMNFTPHLLFNGIVYESDANLRWIIDFVEWRSSSFFR, from the coding sequence ATGAATGGAAAAAACGTGAAAGAAATTATAATGATTGTAATAATTATGGTTTTTATGTCTATAAAAACCGTGTTTGCACAGCAACTCTTTTTAAGCAATAATTTTTCCGATTCACTTTCGGCTTTACAAACAAAGAAATTAAACTCACTCACGAAAAATATTTTTTTGGGCTGTAAACATAACGATCCGCTCGGAAACGAATTACACCTGAAAATTTGTGACGCGGCAAAAAGAATTTATAATTTTGCCGCCTACTTGCTTAGAAAAGAAATCGCCGACAAAGAAATTATTGAAGAAATAAAACTGCGAAATGCGGCGTTTTTTGATACGATTGTTTACGAAACTGTTCCGTCGTCGATAAAAATTAGCGGAGATGAAAATTCTCCAGTTGAAATTACCGTGTTTATCGGCACAAATTGCCCAAATTGCAAACAAATACTCGTTCCGCTTTACGAACTGTCCAACGGGGTTCTAAAAGGAAAAATTAAAATTTCGATGAAGCCGCTTTATCGCCAATTGGGCGACATTGCGCTTGTTGCGGCAAACGAGCAAAATAAATCGTGGGAATTACTGCGTACTTACGCAGGTACAAACGATGGGATTAACGCAGATAATATTAACGATTTTTTCTACGAGGCGCGAATAGATAAAAGTCGAATTTACAAAGAAATGAGTGACACGAATAAAATTTATTCGATTCTTTCACAAAATTATGAGGAAGCCAAAAAATGTAAAATGAATTTTACCCCGCATTTGCTTTTTAACGGAATAGTTTACGAAAGCGATGCTAATTTACGCTGGATCATCGACTTTGTCGAGTGGCGGTCGTCTTCTTTTTTTCGGTAA
- a CDS encoding B12-binding domain-containing radical SAM protein, with translation MSEIKRAAYKIVTVDICNKMKKNILFYPRGYDNSIQKIRINELTGLMPPLGLASIAAVIRQKGHEIQLIDACAHLKVTNSQWAEKLAAAKPDFVGFSATTPSFNDAYDVCKKLKEIAPEIKTVFGGIHVSALKERILQNYSAIDFIVVGEGEFAFCDIIDSKKTEEIPGVFSRIDKSIVGGKPQSAKTLCNMDDLPFPAYDLIDGFPKKYNMALFSYPQFPTANIISSRGCVYHCSFCDRSVYKTSFRWNSPEYTCDLVKYLSQNFGIKHIMFYDDLFTLNRERVSKLCKLLRTKTPKITFNCIVRIGHIDKELIAELKSAGCWMVHCGIESGDQETLNKHKENLSLEQIRNDVEMLHKSGLWVKGLFMMGFPSETEESFRKTIDFAVSLPLKDANLTSFTPYPGAPVYCEIEEHGEFDKSPRNWNNCDCVMPVFVPYTMKSKEKMSELYGEFIRKFYNRPFAYGVYNKMFIQCPHSYWRLLKNLPIYLKYATQMKFR, from the coding sequence GTGTCTGAAATCAAGCGGGCGGCTTACAAAATTGTTACCGTCGATATTTGTAATAAAATGAAAAAAAATATTCTTTTTTATCCACGGGGTTACGATAATTCGATCCAAAAAATTCGAATAAACGAATTAACCGGACTTATGCCGCCGTTAGGACTTGCTTCAATTGCCGCCGTTATCAGGCAAAAAGGGCATGAAATTCAATTGATTGACGCATGTGCGCATCTGAAAGTTACAAATTCTCAGTGGGCTGAAAAACTTGCCGCCGCCAAACCTGATTTTGTGGGATTTAGTGCGACAACGCCATCGTTCAACGACGCTTACGACGTTTGTAAAAAACTTAAAGAAATTGCACCGGAAATAAAAACCGTTTTCGGTGGAATTCATGTTTCGGCTCTTAAAGAAAGGATTTTACAAAATTATTCTGCGATAGATTTTATCGTTGTCGGCGAGGGTGAGTTTGCCTTTTGCGATATTATCGACAGCAAAAAAACAGAAGAAATACCGGGAGTTTTTTCACGAATAGACAAAAGTATCGTAGGCGGTAAGCCGCAGTCGGCGAAAACTCTTTGCAATATGGACGATTTGCCGTTTCCGGCATACGATTTAATTGATGGGTTTCCAAAAAAATATAATATGGCTCTTTTCAGTTATCCGCAGTTTCCTACAGCTAATATAATCAGTTCACGCGGCTGTGTTTATCATTGCAGTTTTTGTGACCGTTCGGTTTATAAAACAAGCTTTCGTTGGAATTCGCCGGAATATACTTGTGATTTGGTTAAATATCTTTCGCAAAATTTTGGGATAAAACACATTATGTTCTACGATGATTTATTTACGCTTAACCGCGAAAGAGTTAGCAAATTATGTAAATTATTAAGAACAAAAACTCCAAAAATTACATTCAACTGCATCGTGCGTATAGGACACATTGACAAAGAATTAATTGCAGAATTGAAATCAGCCGGCTGTTGGATGGTTCATTGCGGAATTGAATCAGGAGATCAGGAAACATTAAATAAACACAAAGAAAATTTATCGCTTGAACAAATTAGAAACGACGTTGAAATGCTTCACAAGTCTGGATTGTGGGTCAAAGGCTTATTTATGATGGGTTTCCCGTCTGAAACGGAAGAGTCGTTTCGTAAAACAATTGATTTTGCCGTTTCTCTTCCACTCAAAGATGCGAATTTAACGTCATTTACTCCGTATCCGGGCGCTCCGGTTTACTGCGAAATTGAAGAACACGGCGAATTTGACAAATCTCCGAGAAATTGGAATAATTGCGACTGCGTAATGCCCGTTTTTGTGCCTTACACAATGAAATCCAAAGAGAAAATGAGTGAGTTGTACGGCGAATTTATACGAAAATTTTACAACCGTCCGTTCGCTTACGGAGTGTATAACAAAATGTTTATTCAATGCCCGCATAGTTATTGGCGGCTGCTAAAAAATTTGCCGATTTACCTTAAATATGCCACACAAATGAAATTTAGATGA
- a CDS encoding response regulator gives MNKEVEILVAHEKENFDDLMSVGLQPLADAMELDRIVVYRFFDTNEGKRLRQSYRWDRAAGGTTFLNEDMKIVSHSAMLVRWLSVLSENDCINLQLNEASEDELNFLNRFNIKSILIVPIFTHGEFWGGITFQDHKKERRFCDDCNDLFRAAARVCANAVIRMESTNVTNETIAKLEKREKMTTILNKMSVLFLSRNEISFEITMTEGIKLIADALNLDRVSVWRNSIKSDGLHGAQVYRWDREAGGTSKPTKGLEDASYAQLAPKWAKVFTNGGEINTPARFTTGREYETLKTLGCVSTFFTPIFIGGSCWGFVLFEDRQNERFFEESDVEIMRSAALLCTNTVIRAEMEQEIIKVNEQLSNRLKLQVVTSEIMKKLIGNAEIDELLRDTIEKIGNCLNVSRVVIVATDRENNVVHIKNIWYAADAPKLLAVSFKFMDFFTKYFPVKLSDTNAIMPPVVCEFAAESEYEEFKEFASIDIGGFVLSPIYIEGKLWGFLNVEQCNSSRVWTESEIKFAATAASAVSNVIMRELYNSQSKESLKKAIAASKAKSEFLSNMSHEIRTPINSIVGMTTIGKNSCDIGRKDYCFSKIENASKHLLGIINDILDMSKIESNKFELSSVEFSFEKMLKRVADFINFRVSEKQQKFTVRIDKFIPKTLVGDDQRLAQIITNLLSNAVKFTPEKGSIHLDARFFDEKDGFCTIQIRVSDTGIGIDKKQQETLFDPFKQAESSTTRKFGGTGLGLSISKSVVELMNGEIWFESEPDKGSTFTFTAQLKCGKDESKSVVRGVNWSNVKILAVDDDPVILTYFQEILQRYGVNCDTASNGEEALKIAKQKGAYNIYFLDWQMPEMDGIKLIAELKKSGYADSEKSVVIMISSAELGVIEEKAKKAGIDKFLTKPLFSSEIMDVLNEFLGVEQQQADEKTSKPDGVFADYHILLVEDVKINCEILLALFEPTLLKIDCAENGLEAVEMFAESSDKYDLIFMDLQMPEMDGYEATKRIRTMNIDKAKNIPIIAMTANVFKEDIEKCLAIGMNDHVGKPIDFDDVLEKMKKYLPKKGR, from the coding sequence TTGAACAAAGAAGTTGAGATTTTAGTCGCACATGAGAAAGAAAATTTCGACGATTTAATGAGTGTCGGACTTCAACCGTTAGCGGATGCGATGGAATTGGACAGGATTGTCGTTTATCGTTTTTTTGATACGAATGAAGGTAAGCGCCTTAGACAAAGTTATCGTTGGGATAGAGCGGCGGGCGGAACAACTTTTTTGAACGAAGACATGAAAATCGTTTCCCATTCCGCGATGCTGGTACGCTGGCTTTCTGTTTTGTCCGAAAACGACTGTATAAATTTACAACTTAACGAAGCGTCTGAAGACGAATTGAATTTTTTAAACCGTTTCAATATAAAGTCGATATTAATAGTGCCGATTTTTACGCACGGCGAATTTTGGGGAGGCATCACTTTCCAAGACCATAAAAAAGAACGTCGTTTTTGTGATGATTGTAACGATTTGTTTCGCGCTGCGGCAAGAGTGTGCGCAAACGCAGTTATAAGGATGGAATCTACCAATGTAACCAATGAAACAATAGCAAAACTTGAAAAACGTGAAAAAATGACTACCATTCTCAACAAAATGTCTGTTTTATTCTTATCGCGAAACGAAATATCGTTTGAAATAACAATGACCGAGGGCATAAAATTGATTGCCGACGCCCTGAATCTAGACAGAGTGTCTGTTTGGCGTAATTCCATAAAATCAGACGGATTACATGGAGCGCAGGTATATCGTTGGGATAGAGAAGCGGGCGGAACATCAAAACCTACAAAAGGGCTTGAAGACGCGTCTTACGCTCAACTTGCTCCTAAATGGGCGAAAGTCTTTACGAACGGCGGGGAAATAAATACTCCTGCACGGTTTACTACGGGACGGGAGTATGAGACATTAAAAACGCTGGGTTGCGTATCGACGTTTTTTACACCGATATTTATCGGCGGCTCGTGTTGGGGATTTGTGCTTTTTGAGGACCGTCAAAACGAGCGTTTTTTTGAGGAAAGCGATGTTGAAATTATGCGCTCCGCCGCACTTTTGTGCACTAATACCGTAATTCGCGCCGAAATGGAACAAGAAATAATAAAAGTCAACGAACAACTCAGCAACCGCCTGAAATTACAAGTCGTGACGTCTGAAATAATGAAAAAACTTATCGGAAACGCCGAGATAGACGAACTTTTGAGAGACACGATAGAAAAAATCGGGAATTGTTTGAACGTATCGCGAGTTGTCATCGTCGCCACCGACAGAGAAAACAATGTCGTTCACATCAAAAACATATGGTATGCGGCAGACGCACCGAAACTCCTTGCCGTTTCGTTTAAGTTTATGGATTTTTTTACAAAATACTTCCCTGTCAAACTGTCGGACACTAACGCAATTATGCCGCCTGTCGTTTGTGAATTTGCCGCAGAAAGCGAATATGAGGAATTTAAAGAATTTGCCAGCATAGACATAGGCGGATTCGTGTTATCACCGATTTACATTGAGGGAAAACTTTGGGGTTTTTTAAACGTAGAACAGTGCAATTCCAGCCGTGTTTGGACGGAAAGCGAAATAAAGTTCGCAGCCACGGCGGCAAGTGCGGTTTCCAACGTTATTATGCGCGAGCTTTATAATTCGCAGTCAAAAGAGTCGCTAAAGAAAGCGATCGCCGCAAGTAAAGCGAAGAGTGAATTTTTGTCTAATATGAGTCACGAAATAAGAACTCCGATAAATTCGATAGTCGGCATGACCACAATCGGAAAAAACTCTTGCGACATCGGAAGAAAGGATTATTGTTTTTCAAAAATAGAGAATGCATCAAAACATTTGCTCGGCATTATCAACGATATTCTTGACATGTCGAAAATTGAGTCAAACAAATTTGAGCTCTCGTCGGTTGAATTTTCTTTTGAAAAAATGCTTAAACGCGTTGCAGATTTTATAAATTTCAGAGTAAGCGAAAAGCAGCAGAAATTTACGGTGCGAATTGACAAATTCATTCCAAAAACACTGGTAGGCGATGACCAGCGTTTAGCGCAAATAATTACAAATTTACTTTCAAACGCAGTGAAATTTACGCCGGAAAAAGGTTCTATACACTTGGATGCACGTTTTTTTGACGAAAAAGACGGCTTTTGCACTATACAGATTCGTGTTAGCGACACGGGTATCGGTATCGACAAAAAACAGCAGGAAACCTTGTTTGATCCATTTAAACAGGCGGAATCAAGCACTACGCGCAAGTTTGGCGGCACGGGGCTTGGACTTTCCATTTCCAAAAGCGTCGTTGAATTAATGAATGGAGAAATTTGGTTTGAATCCGAACCCGATAAAGGTTCGACTTTTACTTTTACGGCTCAATTGAAGTGCGGTAAAGACGAATCGAAAAGTGTTGTGCGCGGTGTAAATTGGAGTAACGTCAAAATTTTGGCTGTTGACGACGACCCTGTAATTTTAACGTATTTCCAGGAAATTTTGCAAAGATACGGAGTAAACTGCGATACTGCCTCAAACGGCGAAGAGGCGCTGAAAATTGCAAAACAAAAAGGTGCGTATAACATTTATTTCTTGGATTGGCAAATGCCTGAAATGGACGGTATAAAATTGATTGCCGAGTTGAAAAAAAGCGGGTACGCCGACAGCGAGAAATCTGTTGTAATTATGATTTCATCCGCCGAATTAGGCGTCATCGAAGAAAAAGCGAAAAAAGCCGGCATTGATAAATTCTTGACTAAACCACTGTTCTCTTCGGAAATTATGGATGTCTTAAATGAATTTTTAGGTGTCGAACAACAGCAAGCCGATGAAAAAACGTCCAAACCGGACGGCGTTTTTGCAGATTATCATATTTTGTTGGTTGAAGACGTAAAAATAAATTGTGAAATTTTACTTGCGCTTTTTGAGCCGACGCTATTGAAAATCGACTGTGCGGAAAACGGTTTGGAAGCGGTTGAAATGTTTGCGGAATCTTCAGACAAATACGATTTGATTTTCATGGATCTTCAAATGCCTGAAATGGACGGCTATGAGGCTACCAAGCGCATAAGAACTATGAACATTGATAAAGCCAAAAACATCCCTATAATCGCAATGACCGCGAATGTATTTAAAGAAGACATTGAGAAATGTCTTGCCATCGGCATGAACGATCACGTAGGGAAGCCTATTGATTTTGACGACGTTTTGGAAAAAATGAAAAAATATTTACCTAAAAAAGGAAGGTGA
- the dacB gene encoding D-alanyl-D-alanine carboxypeptidase/D-alanyl-D-alanine-endopeptidase, producing MKKNTIIIIVMISVGCTFSAQFDSLVLSIINSSGHRSQNIGFEVRRVRDNQKIAELNSDSAMIPASLQKLFTAAAAFDKLGTIFKSETKIYAENFDKVSGEIKGNMYIVGAGDPGISAQRLWLMTQHLRHCGVKSIPNKLVIDNSYFDENAVAPGFDEEQNSRAYMSPISAFAVSFNSTGIVVQPTAEGRNAYVHLFPAREDVSFRGGVATATKGKDLSVSTQKSAANEISVILGGAIKPDEKPKYVYRQSWEPVSNAGESFRVVAKESGINAKFSVDIGKVDTTKAQLILVHESEPIYFAVGGMFKYSNNFIAEMIFLTLAAQTSNSPANWETASQIVEKWWEEKFPQGGKICVVNGSGMGNQNKCGVGQIADLLNYASKQNWFYEYVSGMPIAGIDGTLSTRFKNSDLKGNLRAKTGTLNNFGVSSLAGYFNANGELYSAVFIANDRATAQYAKWTLSDNLISGIKKAIEAKKEQK from the coding sequence ATGAAAAAAAATACAATAATTATAATAGTTATGATTTCGGTGGGATGCACGTTTTCTGCGCAATTTGATTCGCTCGTTTTAAGCATAATAAATTCATCCGGACATAGATCGCAAAATATTGGATTTGAAGTGCGCAGAGTCCGTGACAATCAAAAAATTGCAGAGCTCAATTCCGACAGTGCGATGATTCCCGCTTCTTTGCAAAAATTATTCACCGCCGCCGCGGCTTTTGACAAATTGGGAACGATTTTTAAATCTGAAACGAAAATTTATGCGGAAAATTTTGATAAAGTTTCCGGAGAAATTAAAGGGAATATGTACATCGTCGGCGCCGGAGACCCTGGAATCTCAGCGCAGCGACTTTGGCTTATGACACAGCATCTACGCCACTGTGGAGTAAAATCAATACCTAACAAATTGGTTATAGACAATTCATATTTCGATGAAAACGCTGTCGCTCCCGGTTTTGACGAAGAGCAAAACAGCCGAGCGTATATGTCGCCGATTTCGGCTTTTGCGGTAAGTTTCAATTCAACGGGAATCGTTGTTCAACCGACAGCAGAAGGGCGAAACGCGTATGTCCATTTATTTCCGGCGCGAGAAGACGTATCTTTCAGAGGCGGCGTTGCGACCGCTACGAAGGGAAAGGATTTATCGGTTTCAACGCAGAAAAGCGCGGCAAACGAAATATCGGTTATACTTGGCGGAGCGATAAAGCCCGACGAAAAGCCGAAATATGTTTATCGCCAATCGTGGGAGCCGGTTTCAAACGCGGGTGAGAGTTTTCGGGTAGTAGCAAAAGAGTCGGGAATCAATGCTAAATTCTCTGTTGATATAGGAAAAGTCGATACGACAAAAGCGCAGTTGATTTTAGTTCACGAATCCGAACCGATTTATTTCGCCGTCGGCGGAATGTTTAAATATTCAAATAATTTTATCGCGGAAATGATATTTTTGACGCTTGCGGCGCAAACTTCAAACAGTCCGGCAAACTGGGAAACCGCCTCGCAGATTGTAGAAAAATGGTGGGAAGAAAAATTCCCACAAGGCGGTAAAATTTGTGTTGTCAACGGGTCGGGAATGGGGAATCAGAACAAATGCGGAGTCGGACAAATTGCCGATTTGCTTAACTATGCTTCAAAACAGAACTGGTTTTACGAGTATGTTTCGGGGATGCCGATTGCCGGAATCGACGGTACGCTTTCTACACGTTTCAAGAATTCCGATTTGAAAGGAAATTTACGGGCGAAAACCGGAACGCTCAACAACTTTGGCGTCAGCAGTCTGGCTGGATATTTCAACGCCAACGGCGAATTATATTCGGCGGTTTTCATAGCAAACGACAGAGCGACCGCGCAATACGCGAAATGGACTTTGAGCGACAATTTAATTTCGGGAATAAAAAAAGCGATCGAAGCAAAAAAGGAACAAAAATGA
- a CDS encoding response regulator, whose translation MSKKRTRVLEMESNVILIVQLFFTALAFLAMVVLSYTFMSRDVRENLVRNAESTLDFIESQTMYDLLGSKIMLNDFAQTIRNMIQQHYVNADELQTYTMNMCRYMYLNEGGKSLHSGLYGYIENCFGKPVVLKGSNEILPDNFSPTDCPWYQAALAAGDSVAETLSYGDETIDDIILTYSLCIYDDKGGLLGVVCVDVKMNYIGNKIVNTAMEKETHGMLISQDLTFIVHPNPEFIKKKMSDPIIPLSKFKDDMINKEKISEEKIITWKGENAIVFFRKLPNGWYIGTLTPKASYYYNISKMALLLGLLGFGFASVLITILISTNAAKNKSDIENKHKSTFLSNMSHELRTPLNAVIGMTAIGKTSADIERKDYCFLKIENASKHLLSVINDILDMSKIEANKFELSPVEFSFEKMLQHISDFINFKVSEKQQEFTVRIDKSIPQNLIGDDQRIAQVITNLLSNAVKFTPEKGLIRLDTRFLGEEDDICTIQIQVSDTGVGINPETQKILFQPFQQAEAHTKRKFGGTGLGLSISKNIVELMGGKIWVKSEPGKGSTFSFLIKLKRGEKDSFENNLRGVNWNNVKILAVDDDPGVLMYFQEILQNFGIGCDIAASGSEALEITKKKGAYNFYFVDWRMPEIDGIKLTEKLREGGYVSRGKTIVIMISSAELGVIEKVAKKAGVNKFLTKPLFPSAIMNILNEFLEIERNTGGELSKYNGIFTGYSILLAEDMKVNCEILLALFEPTLLKIDCAENGLEAVEMFAESSDKYDLIFMDLQMPEMDGYEATKRIRAMKNIDKAKSIPIIAMTANVFKEDIEKCIAIGMNDHVGKPIDFDDVLEKMKKYLPKKRRRPPLDKVDDPA comes from the coding sequence ATGTCTAAAAAGCGCACACGCGTGTTAGAAATGGAATCAAACGTTATTCTAATTGTGCAGTTGTTTTTTACGGCACTTGCGTTTTTGGCAATGGTCGTATTGAGTTACACTTTTATGAGCAGAGACGTTCGAGAGAATTTGGTACGCAATGCGGAGAGCACACTTGACTTTATAGAATCTCAAACCATGTATGACTTACTGGGATCGAAAATAATGCTGAACGACTTTGCTCAAACCATTCGCAATATGATACAACAGCATTATGTTAACGCGGACGAACTTCAAACTTATACTATGAATATGTGCCGATATATGTATTTAAACGAGGGCGGCAAATCACTCCACAGTGGACTTTACGGCTATATTGAAAATTGTTTTGGCAAACCTGTCGTTCTTAAAGGATCCAACGAGATTTTACCCGATAACTTTTCACCGACAGATTGCCCTTGGTACCAAGCAGCCTTAGCGGCAGGCGACAGTGTCGCCGAAACATTATCGTACGGAGACGAAACGATTGATGATATTATTTTGACGTATTCTCTCTGTATTTATGACGATAAAGGCGGCCTTTTGGGCGTTGTGTGCGTTGACGTGAAAATGAATTACATAGGAAATAAAATCGTCAACACCGCTATGGAAAAAGAAACTCACGGTATGCTGATTAGTCAGGACTTGACGTTTATTGTCCATCCCAATCCTGAATTTATTAAAAAGAAAATGAGCGATCCAATCATTCCTCTTTCAAAATTTAAGGACGATATGATAAATAAAGAGAAAATTTCGGAAGAGAAGATAATAACCTGGAAAGGCGAAAACGCCATAGTTTTTTTTAGAAAACTTCCTAACGGCTGGTACATAGGGACTTTAACGCCGAAAGCCTCATACTACTACAACATCAGCAAGATGGCGCTGTTACTTGGATTGCTAGGCTTTGGATTTGCCTCAGTGCTTATTACCATTTTGATTAGCACCAATGCCGCCAAAAACAAATCCGATATAGAAAACAAGCACAAAAGTACGTTTCTATCCAATATGAGCCACGAATTGCGCACACCTTTGAACGCCGTTATCGGTATGACCGCAATCGGAAAAACTTCGGCCGACATCGAAAGAAAGGACTACTGTTTTTTAAAGATAGAAAATGCGTCAAAACATTTGCTCAGCGTTATCAACGATATTTTAGATATGTCGAAAATAGAGGCGAATAAATTTGAACTATCGCCTGTAGAATTCTCTTTTGAAAAAATGTTGCAGCACATTTCGGACTTCATAAATTTCAAAGTAAGCGAAAAGCAACAAGAATTTACCGTACGAATAGACAAATCTATTCCACAAAATCTCATTGGTGACGACCAGCGTATTGCGCAGGTTATAACCAATTTGCTTTCAAACGCGGTTAAATTCACTCCAGAAAAAGGCTTGATTCGTTTGGATACGCGCTTTTTGGGTGAAGAAGACGATATTTGTACTATACAAATTCAAGTTAGCGATACCGGTGTAGGCATAAATCCTGAAACACAGAAAATTCTATTTCAGCCGTTTCAACAAGCCGAAGCGCACACTAAACGCAAGTTTGGAGGCACAGGACTTGGACTTTCTATTTCCAAAAATATAGTCGAGTTAATGGGTGGGAAAATTTGGGTAAAATCTGAACCCGGCAAAGGTTCGACTTTTTCTTTTTTAATCAAATTAAAACGTGGAGAAAAAGACTCGTTTGAAAATAATTTGCGCGGTGTAAATTGGAACAACGTCAAAATTTTGGCGGTGGACGACGATCCTGGCGTCTTGATGTATTTTCAGGAAATTTTGCAAAACTTCGGAATTGGCTGCGACATTGCAGCAAGCGGTAGCGAGGCGCTTGAAATTACGAAGAAAAAAGGCGCTTATAATTTCTATTTTGTAGATTGGCGGATGCCTGAAATCGACGGCATAAAATTGACGGAAAAGTTGCGTGAAGGCGGGTATGTCAGCCGCGGCAAAACGATTGTGATTATGATTTCGTCCGCCGAATTGGGCGTCATTGAAAAAGTCGCAAAGAAAGCGGGGGTGAATAAATTTTTGACAAAACCGTTGTTTCCATCGGCAATTATGAACATTTTGAACGAATTTTTGGAAATTGAGCGGAATACAGGCGGAGAACTATCGAAATACAACGGGATTTTTACCGGCTATAGCATTTTGCTTGCGGAAGATATGAAAGTTAATTGCGAGATATTGCTTGCGCTTTTCGAGCCTACGCTTTTGAAAATCGACTGTGCGGAAAACGGTTTGGAAGCGGTTGAAATGTTTGCGGAATCTTCAGACAAATACGATTTGATTTTTATGGATCTTCAAATGCCTGAAATGGACGGTTATGAAGCTACCAAGCGCATAAGGGCGATGAAAAACATTGATAAAGCCAAAAGTATTCCGATAATTGCAATGACCGCAAACGTATTCAAAGAAGACATTGAGAAATGTATTGCTATCGGTATGAACGACCACGTAGGGAAGCCGATTGATTTTGACGACGTTTTGGAAAAAATGAAAAAATATTTACCGAAAAAAAGAAGACGACCGCCACTCGACAAAGTCGATGATCCAGCGTAA